From Psychrobacillus sp. FSL K6-2836, a single genomic window includes:
- a CDS encoding LysR family transcriptional regulator — protein MVTDFLIIRTLAEEQNMRKAAERLFLSQPALSLRLQTIEKEWNAKLFLRSQKGLTATPEGELVIEFAIQILQQREEVFETIQSLSSKVHGTLKIACASIVGQNWLPKVLKDFVQTYPEAKISLLTGWSSEIVKSIYDGEAQIGIVRGQSDWKGNKIHLFRDTLYLVDKEMTSIDEVLTTEKPFIQFKSDSNYYQEIQQWWQKHFAINPKRQIIVDQIETCKQMALNGIGYAILPSITLTGHEEVNKIPLTNNEEQFELTRDTWLIGYDAAFNLPQVDAFVEIVKKHAKNFQ, from the coding sequence ATGGTAACAGATTTTCTAATTATTAGAACACTAGCCGAGGAACAAAATATGCGAAAAGCAGCAGAAAGATTGTTTCTATCTCAGCCAGCATTATCTCTAAGACTTCAAACAATTGAAAAAGAATGGAATGCGAAGCTGTTTTTGAGATCACAAAAAGGCTTAACTGCAACCCCAGAAGGTGAGCTAGTCATTGAGTTCGCTATTCAGATACTTCAGCAAAGGGAAGAAGTATTTGAAACGATTCAATCATTATCTTCGAAAGTACATGGGACTTTGAAAATTGCTTGTGCTTCAATTGTAGGTCAAAACTGGTTACCAAAAGTTTTAAAAGACTTCGTGCAAACTTATCCAGAGGCGAAAATTTCCCTGTTGACTGGATGGAGCTCGGAAATTGTGAAATCGATTTATGATGGAGAGGCTCAAATTGGCATAGTGCGTGGCCAATCTGATTGGAAGGGAAACAAAATTCATTTATTTAGAGATACTTTATATTTGGTGGACAAGGAGATGACGTCCATTGATGAAGTGTTGACGACGGAAAAGCCTTTTATCCAATTCAAAAGTGATTCTAACTACTATCAGGAAATTCAACAATGGTGGCAGAAACATTTTGCGATTAATCCTAAAAGGCAAATTATTGTAGATCAGATTGAAACATGTAAGCAAATGGCGTTAAATGGTATTGGTTATGCGATTTTACCTTCTATTACATTAACAGGACATGAGGAAGTGAACAAAATACCCTTAACGAATAATGAAGAACAATTTGAATTGACGAGAGATACATGGCTTATCGGCTATGATGCGGCATTCAATCTACCTCAGGTTGATGCGTTTGTCGAAATTGTCAAAAAACATGC
- the cbpB gene encoding cyclic-di-AMP-binding protein CbpB, which translates to MITVSSKDFLQIPILEYIISAEKVAHVQLGNNAEHALLVLTKTGYSSIPVLDVKYRLQGLISSQQITDEILGLEHIEYERLPDLKVDDIMKKDIAVIHVDEKFQKGLDLLVNNPYICVVDDEQTFLGILTRRVILKQMKKYLYQAQ; encoded by the coding sequence ATGATAACTGTGAGCAGCAAAGATTTTTTACAAATTCCAATTTTGGAGTACATTATTTCTGCAGAGAAGGTTGCACATGTACAATTAGGAAATAACGCGGAGCATGCTTTACTTGTACTCACAAAAACTGGGTATTCTTCTATTCCAGTATTAGATGTAAAATATAGACTTCAAGGGTTAATAAGCTCTCAACAAATCACAGACGAAATTTTAGGATTAGAACATATTGAATATGAACGTTTACCAGATTTAAAAGTAGATGATATTATGAAAAAAGACATAGCTGTCATTCATGTGGATGAAAAATTTCAAAAAGGATTAGATTTATTAGTAAATAATCCATATATATGTGTAGTAGACGACGAGCAAACCTTTTTAGGGATTTTAACAAGAAGAGTCATTTTAAAACAAATGAAAAAGTACCTTTATCAAGCACAATAG
- the fadH gene encoding 2,4-dienoyl-CoA reductase — translation MLKQKTIIVTGGSNGMGKYMAMKFVSEGANVVITGRDLERLERAKKEIEAYGNTISFFQMDVRNPEHVEAMIQFTDKTYGHIDGLVNNAAGNFIVEAEKLSPNGWKAVIDIVLNGSFYCSSAVGNYWISKGSKGSILNMLATYAWGAGAGVVHSAAAKAGVMSLTRTLAVEWGSKYGIRVNGIAPGPIERTGGAGKLWESEEAAKRTLQSVPLGRLGKPEEIAELATFILSDKASYMNGEIVTLDGGQWLNPNPF, via the coding sequence TTGTTGAAACAGAAGACAATAATAGTTACTGGTGGTTCAAACGGGATGGGAAAATACATGGCGATGAAGTTTGTCTCAGAAGGTGCAAACGTAGTCATAACCGGGCGTGATTTAGAAAGGCTAGAGAGAGCTAAAAAGGAAATCGAAGCATATGGTAATACTATATCGTTCTTTCAAATGGATGTTCGCAATCCTGAGCATGTTGAGGCAATGATTCAATTTACAGACAAAACATACGGTCATATTGATGGTTTAGTTAATAATGCTGCGGGTAATTTTATAGTAGAAGCAGAAAAACTTTCTCCTAATGGGTGGAAAGCAGTAATTGACATCGTTTTGAATGGTTCTTTTTATTGTTCAAGTGCGGTTGGAAACTATTGGATTAGCAAAGGAAGTAAGGGGTCTATTTTAAATATGCTTGCCACATACGCATGGGGAGCGGGAGCCGGGGTAGTCCATTCAGCTGCCGCAAAAGCTGGTGTGATGTCGTTAACAAGAACTTTAGCAGTTGAATGGGGTAGCAAATATGGAATTCGTGTAAACGGAATAGCACCAGGTCCTATTGAACGTACTGGGGGAGCAGGAAAGCTGTGGGAATCAGAAGAAGCTGCAAAACGAACTCTTCAATCTGTCCCACTTGGACGCCTTGGAAAACCAGAGGAAATTGCAGAACTCGCAACATTCATATTATCCGACAAAGCTTCATATATGAATGGTGAGATTGTAACGTTAGATGGTGGACAATGGTTGAATCCTAATCCTTTCTAA
- a CDS encoding EAL domain-containing protein encodes MHNSSNKKLAISDYLLNVVKENPSIPTYMLKRDEQNGFSVIYVNDAAISIFQPFEQSSLEAVSNQLQTLIVSDEKCGIHQNIPFTIQKKQYTYDVTIILIEDGIETIYGVTMYDRTKDENEKSILKGYKEKYLSLFNNNLDPIILVCENGNILDLNAITSKILDYDPKILVGQSIEQLIEENSMRNFQLMMKQTLTGYATEIQNCLIRHVKGHYLPMYIKAIPMETNNNVSGFYLVLRETATISDEQEQLYYLAYHDHLTGLWNRRALKEHLRDTLVNAEPGSELSVVRIDLDRFKMINESLGYNYGDELLKKIADRLGLYIDKSSNLYRQSGDEFVFIITDKSRDETSEFAENILIELSKPLYLDHQEYFVTASIGISMYPYDGKKMDELLIKADQALYIAKDRGRAHYRYYQEQMNLAFPNDALMESHLRRAIEKEEFSIHYQPQVNLVTGEINSFEALLRWNNRKFGYVSPMNFIPIAEESGMIMQIGDWVLEEVCIQLKYWQEKGYRPVRIAVNISPKQFIQDNFAMKIHEKIQKYNISPSSLEVEITESAMTDMQDTFTTLKELKDIGVFISIDDFGTGYSSLSYLKKYPIDIIKIDQSFIKDMELDDKNAAIATTIIQLAHSLGMEVIAEGVEKDRQVEILKSANCQKAQGYLFSKPIPIEHINESYMQHVKP; translated from the coding sequence ATGCATAATTCATCAAATAAAAAATTAGCTATCAGTGATTATTTATTAAATGTCGTCAAGGAAAATCCCTCAATCCCAACATATATGTTGAAAAGAGATGAACAAAATGGATTTTCTGTTATTTATGTAAATGATGCTGCTATTTCTATTTTTCAACCATTTGAACAAAGCTCTCTAGAAGCAGTGTCGAACCAACTACAAACACTAATTGTTAGCGATGAAAAGTGTGGAATCCATCAAAATATTCCTTTTACTATTCAAAAAAAACAGTATACATATGATGTTACTATTATATTGATAGAAGATGGGATAGAAACGATTTACGGTGTGACTATGTACGATAGGACGAAGGATGAGAATGAAAAAAGTATATTAAAGGGATATAAAGAAAAGTATCTTTCCCTTTTTAATAATAATTTGGATCCCATTATTTTGGTTTGTGAGAATGGAAATATCCTCGACCTAAACGCTATAACATCCAAAATTTTAGACTATGACCCAAAAATTTTAGTTGGCCAATCAATTGAACAGCTGATTGAAGAAAATTCGATGAGAAATTTTCAATTGATGATGAAGCAAACATTAACTGGCTATGCTACAGAAATACAAAATTGCTTAATAAGGCATGTTAAAGGGCATTATTTACCTATGTATATAAAAGCAATACCGATGGAAACAAATAATAATGTAAGTGGTTTCTATTTGGTTCTTCGAGAAACAGCAACCATATCAGATGAACAAGAACAATTGTATTATCTTGCTTATCATGATCATCTCACAGGTTTATGGAATAGACGTGCTCTAAAGGAGCATTTACGGGATACTTTAGTGAATGCGGAACCGGGTAGTGAATTATCGGTAGTACGAATTGATTTAGATCGATTTAAAATGATAAATGAATCACTTGGCTACAATTACGGTGACGAGCTCCTGAAAAAAATTGCAGATCGACTTGGGTTGTACATAGATAAATCAAGTAATTTATACCGTCAAAGTGGGGATGAATTTGTTTTTATAATTACAGACAAATCTAGAGATGAAACTAGTGAGTTTGCAGAAAATATATTAATAGAACTTTCTAAGCCACTATATTTAGATCATCAAGAATATTTCGTTACAGCTTCGATAGGTATCTCTATGTATCCATACGACGGAAAAAAGATGGATGAGCTACTTATAAAAGCGGACCAAGCATTATATATAGCTAAGGATAGAGGAAGAGCTCATTATCGCTATTATCAAGAACAAATGAATTTAGCCTTTCCAAATGATGCCTTAATGGAATCACATTTACGAAGAGCGATTGAGAAAGAAGAGTTTTCTATTCATTATCAGCCGCAAGTGAATCTAGTAACGGGTGAAATAAATTCATTTGAAGCGTTACTTCGATGGAATAATAGGAAATTTGGATATGTATCACCTATGAACTTTATACCAATTGCTGAAGAGTCTGGAATGATTATGCAAATAGGAGATTGGGTATTAGAAGAGGTTTGTATACAGCTAAAGTATTGGCAAGAAAAAGGGTATCGACCAGTTAGAATAGCTGTAAATATATCCCCAAAACAATTTATACAAGACAATTTTGCTATGAAGATACACGAAAAAATTCAAAAGTATAATATCAGTCCAAGCTCACTAGAAGTGGAAATCACGGAGAGTGCTATGACTGATATGCAGGACACTTTTACTACTCTAAAAGAATTGAAGGATATAGGAGTTTTTATTTCGATTGATGATTTCGGTACTGGTTATTCTTCTCTAAGCTATTTAAAGAAGTATCCTATCGATATTATTAAAATAGATCAATCATTTATTAAAGATATGGAATTAGATGATAAAAATGCAGCTATTGCTACAACGATTATCCAACTTGCTCACAGCTTAGGTATGGAAGTTATTGCTGAAGGAGTCGAAAAGGATCGTCAAGTAGAAATACTTAAATCTGCTAATTGCCAAAAAGCTCAAGGCTATTTGTTTAGTAAACCCATTCCAATTGAACATATCAATGAGTCTTATATGCAGCATGTAAAACCGTAA
- a CDS encoding YkyB family protein yields the protein MSVILDEKNIATAIYTVNRHAKTAIDNKPLYELKKLTIDKLLAENKAKKVGLHFVRNPKHSQQQSSVLIQYADYYFHMIPVKEDFKILPHLGHLDDSYRNPIRKMNLKMAKQLLTEYIGPQLIVKKSPKQPVVCTKSYMREQRKKRTMKSYLDR from the coding sequence ATGTCAGTTATTTTAGATGAAAAAAACATAGCAACAGCAATCTATACAGTAAACCGTCATGCGAAAACAGCAATAGATAACAAACCACTTTACGAATTAAAAAAGTTAACAATTGATAAACTATTAGCTGAAAACAAAGCCAAAAAAGTTGGTCTTCATTTCGTTCGAAACCCAAAACATAGTCAACAACAATCCTCTGTCTTGATCCAGTATGCCGACTATTATTTTCATATGATTCCGGTAAAAGAAGATTTTAAAATCCTCCCTCATCTTGGACACTTAGACGATTCCTATCGAAACCCAATTCGAAAGATGAATTTAAAGATGGCTAAGCAGTTACTTACTGAATATATTGGTCCTCAGCTTATTGTGAAAAAGTCCCCAAAACAACCTGTTGTTTGTACTAAGTCTTACATGAGAGAGCAACGAAAAAAGCGTACGATGAAATCCTATTTAGATAGGTAA
- a CDS encoding bile acid:sodium symporter family protein, with translation MLQKFNFFIQKWMAVLTPLSLVLGVFLEDVGGCLLFLVPWLFAFMTFSSSLSMKLSDIKVFTKYHKTILFSIAFLHILMPIWAYFLSIIVFDDHLLTIGYVLSVAVPTGVTSVIWVNMCKGHIPLSLSIVLIDTLLSPIIMPYLLHIIVGESIAIDTTSIIIDLVWMIVLPSIVGIALNELSKGSIQNTLGKYLAPFSKLSLFGVIMINSSAVAPFLKDINWELFGVIFFVLILSISGYTFAMLLGRFIWKDTSILTTFVFIGGMRNIAVGVIVATTYFPAKVAMPVVFGMLFQQVLASLFSKVIQKKQLKNDDQLEI, from the coding sequence TTGCTACAAAAGTTCAATTTCTTTATCCAAAAATGGATGGCTGTTTTAACTCCTTTAAGTTTAGTTCTAGGTGTATTTCTGGAAGATGTGGGAGGGTGTCTATTATTCCTAGTTCCATGGTTATTTGCATTCATGACTTTTTCCAGTAGTCTGAGTATGAAGCTTAGCGATATCAAGGTGTTTACCAAATATCACAAAACAATTTTATTTAGTATCGCATTTTTACATATTTTGATGCCTATCTGGGCTTATTTTTTATCTATAATTGTTTTTGATGATCATTTGTTAACGATTGGATACGTTCTTTCTGTTGCTGTCCCAACTGGGGTTACCAGTGTCATTTGGGTTAATATGTGTAAAGGACATATTCCACTTAGTTTATCTATCGTCTTAATTGATACATTATTATCTCCAATAATTATGCCTTATTTATTGCATATAATTGTTGGTGAAAGTATTGCTATTGATACAACATCTATAATCATAGATTTAGTATGGATGATAGTACTGCCTTCCATTGTAGGGATTGCACTTAATGAACTGTCCAAAGGTTCTATCCAAAACACTTTAGGGAAATATTTAGCACCGTTTTCAAAATTAAGTCTTTTTGGAGTGATAATGATTAACAGCAGTGCTGTAGCACCCTTTCTAAAAGATATTAACTGGGAATTATTTGGTGTAATTTTCTTTGTACTCATTCTATCTATCTCTGGCTATACTTTTGCTATGCTACTAGGTAGATTTATCTGGAAGGATACAAGTATTCTAACTACGTTTGTTTTCATTGGTGGCATGAGAAATATTGCTGTCGGTGTTATTGTAGCTACTACTTACTTCCCTGCGAAAGTTGCTATGCCTGTAGTCTTTGGTATGTTATTCCAGCAAGTACTTGCTTCATTATTTAGTAAAGTGATTCAAAAAAAACAGTTAAAGAATGATGACCAATTGGAAATTTGA
- a CDS encoding chemotaxis protein encodes MNDHKGILLESGTNELEIVEFQVGQNKFGINVIKVKEIIQPIGITFIPHAHPHVEGIVQLRGEVLPVVSMNRVLGIPIQNKSDQEKFIVAEFNKQRVVFHVDNVTQIHRISWDQIEKPSDIYQGSSSHVIGVIKRQEEMILLVDFEKIIVDINPESGINVESVKKLGKRERSDKKIVIAEDSPLLRKLLHDTLTEAGYANLEFFENGLDAINYLEQLTIVTSDISEHVQIVVTDIEMPQMDGHALTKKIKEHNNLSKLPVLIFSSLITDDLRHKGDQVGAEDQISKPEIAELVLKIDKFIL; translated from the coding sequence ATGAACGACCATAAAGGAATATTACTTGAAAGTGGCACAAACGAATTAGAAATTGTGGAATTTCAAGTTGGACAAAACAAATTTGGTATAAATGTGATCAAGGTTAAAGAAATAATTCAACCTATTGGAATTACATTTATTCCACATGCACATCCACATGTTGAGGGCATTGTTCAACTTCGCGGAGAGGTTCTACCTGTAGTAAGCATGAATAGAGTATTGGGGATTCCTATTCAAAACAAAAGTGATCAAGAAAAGTTTATCGTAGCGGAGTTCAACAAACAACGGGTCGTATTCCATGTGGATAACGTCACCCAAATTCATCGGATCTCATGGGATCAAATTGAAAAACCATCTGATATTTACCAAGGCAGCTCTTCACATGTTATTGGGGTTATTAAAAGACAGGAAGAAATGATTCTATTAGTAGATTTCGAGAAAATTATTGTTGATATTAACCCAGAATCAGGTATTAATGTGGAGTCTGTGAAAAAGCTTGGAAAACGTGAGCGTTCGGACAAAAAAATTGTAATAGCAGAGGATTCACCCTTACTACGTAAACTGTTACATGACACTTTGACGGAAGCAGGTTACGCAAACTTAGAGTTTTTTGAGAACGGATTAGATGCTATTAACTATTTAGAACAATTAACAATAGTAACTAGTGACATTTCAGAGCATGTCCAAATTGTTGTAACAGATATTGAAATGCCTCAAATGGATGGACATGCGCTAACTAAAAAGATAAAAGAGCATAATAATTTATCGAAGCTACCTGTGCTTATATTCTCTAGTTTGATTACGGATGATCTTCGTCATAAAGGAGATCAAGTCGGCGCAGAGGACCAAATTAGTAAACCAGAAATAGCAGAACTAGTTTTAAAAATAGATAAGTTTATATTATAA
- a CDS encoding NAD(P)-dependent oxidoreductase, translating into MSKQFKVGFIGTGVMGKSLVKHLLNANHEVTIYTRTKEKADELLKEGAKMVSSPSEVAKQVEILFTMVGYPRDVEEVYFGDNGIFQIDNTNLTVIDMTTSTPTLAKKIDEKAKEKGMQSLDAPVSGGDIGAQFGKLSIMCGGEKSTFDQALPILNLFGETILYQGTAGAGQHTKMCNQITIATGMIGVCEAMAYGRKAGLDLDQVLRSISTGAAGSWSLSNLAPRMIAGNNEPGFYIKHFVKDMRIALEEADKMDLQLPGLTLAKSLYEDLINEGYAENGTQALINSYL; encoded by the coding sequence ATGTCAAAACAATTTAAGGTTGGATTTATCGGTACAGGTGTGATGGGGAAAAGCTTGGTGAAGCATCTATTAAATGCTAATCATGAAGTAACAATTTATACTAGAACGAAAGAGAAGGCAGATGAGCTTTTAAAAGAAGGAGCAAAAATGGTCTCATCTCCTAGCGAAGTTGCAAAACAGGTAGAAATTTTGTTCACAATGGTCGGTTATCCTCGTGATGTAGAAGAAGTGTATTTTGGGGATAATGGTATTTTTCAAATAGACAATACCAATTTAACGGTCATAGATATGACAACGTCTACACCAACATTGGCAAAGAAAATTGATGAAAAAGCAAAAGAGAAAGGGATGCAGTCACTAGATGCTCCTGTTTCTGGAGGAGATATTGGGGCACAGTTTGGGAAGCTTTCTATTATGTGCGGAGGAGAAAAGTCGACATTTGACCAAGCTCTTCCAATATTAAATCTCTTTGGGGAAACGATTTTATACCAAGGGACTGCTGGTGCAGGTCAGCATACTAAAATGTGTAACCAAATAACTATCGCTACAGGCATGATTGGTGTTTGTGAGGCAATGGCTTATGGAAGGAAGGCTGGCTTGGATTTAGATCAGGTTTTGCGTTCCATTTCAACAGGTGCAGCAGGTTCATGGTCACTTAGCAATTTGGCACCTAGAATGATAGCAGGAAATAATGAACCAGGCTTTTATATAAAGCATTTTGTGAAAGACATGAGGATTGCTTTGGAAGAGGCAGATAAGATGGATCTTCAATTACCTGGTTTAACACTTGCAAAATCATTGTATGAGGACTTAATAAATGAAGGTTACGCAGAAAATGGTACACAAGCCCTGATTAATAGCTATTTATAA
- a CDS encoding DUF58 domain-containing protein, whose protein sequence is MNWNRHGSGMTNTKIYLDLLIFTFILSFLFKQYIFVAVISFLLLIGLVQIIYYRKVGQRFEFVNTKKRIRLMKNTSSDLTLTFNNKGLPIWNAVLTISFQTNIVPNGIPNTRVGDFHEVKIPFSIGYKKSVSLKVPIKGASRGLAKIKQLDVQIPHPLTDGSILLEFKPYILLDAIVFPNIYDVKENFLPSKLKQGDLALNSSLFDDPFFPVGTREYEPGDQFHHIHWKASAKTGQLQTKVFTRVANVSVLFVVNVGEKYSVLSDFEDKLEWLASYIDACYKEDIPFSFALNVRTSGKVPFVYLPLGSGDSHRIQAMELLSILSIAHSIIPFDKLLAYLDLHEELPVATYVKTHRVEAYTPLLQRWEQRTNVLYKSPTEIGGISHGYND, encoded by the coding sequence ATGAATTGGAATCGTCATGGTTCCGGTATGACCAATACTAAAATTTACTTAGATCTCCTCATTTTTACTTTTATTCTTAGTTTTCTTTTTAAACAGTATATTTTTGTTGCGGTTATTTCTTTTTTGTTGTTAATCGGGCTCGTTCAAATAATTTATTATCGCAAAGTTGGGCAAAGGTTTGAATTTGTAAATACTAAAAAAAGAATACGCTTAATGAAGAATACTTCCTCAGACCTTACACTGACTTTTAACAACAAAGGACTGCCAATTTGGAACGCAGTTTTAACTATATCTTTTCAAACAAATATAGTGCCAAATGGAATACCTAATACAAGAGTGGGTGACTTTCACGAAGTTAAAATTCCTTTTTCGATTGGTTATAAAAAGAGTGTTTCATTAAAGGTTCCCATCAAAGGCGCGAGCAGAGGCCTTGCCAAGATTAAGCAACTTGATGTTCAAATACCTCATCCTTTAACTGATGGATCCATATTACTGGAGTTTAAACCATATATACTTTTGGATGCGATTGTTTTTCCAAATATATACGATGTTAAAGAGAATTTCTTACCATCCAAATTGAAACAAGGGGATTTGGCGTTGAATTCCTCATTGTTTGACGATCCTTTCTTTCCAGTAGGTACCAGGGAATATGAGCCTGGTGATCAGTTTCATCATATACATTGGAAGGCTAGTGCGAAGACTGGACAGTTACAGACGAAAGTTTTTACCCGTGTGGCAAATGTATCGGTATTATTTGTCGTAAATGTGGGTGAAAAGTATAGTGTTCTTTCTGACTTTGAAGATAAATTAGAGTGGCTTGCTTCCTATATCGATGCTTGCTATAAGGAAGATATCCCCTTTTCATTTGCGTTAAATGTTCGAACATCTGGAAAAGTCCCTTTTGTATATCTCCCATTGGGTAGTGGGGATTCACATCGTATACAAGCAATGGAATTGTTGTCAATCCTCTCGATTGCTCATAGTATTATTCCTTTTGATAAATTACTAGCATACTTAGATTTGCATGAGGAGCTACCAGTTGCAACTTATGTGAAGACGCATCGTGTAGAGGCGTATACACCGCTACTACAACGATGGGAGCAACGAACAAATGTATTATATAAGTCGCCTACAGAGATAGGGGGCATATCTCATGGATATAATGACTAA
- a CDS encoding AAA family ATPase, with the protein MGSISLLQTELNKAIVGREKEINFMLMGLLVQGHVLLESVPGSGKTMMAKAFAEAIQGEFKRLQFTPDVLPSDVTGISYFHPQKQEFVLRVGPVMSNILLADEINRATPRTQSSLLEAMEEKQVSIDGETIPLLKPFMVIATQNPVESQQGTFPLPAAQLDRFLFKLTIDYPSQVEEKSILQQFGRTPGQVSIDKIVSLEQIGKWTEQVKEVTVHEDIMTYIIQIVHYTRNHQYIELGLSSRASLAILQAAKAHAFVNNRTFVTPDDVKRVIEPVCLHRMKLSSQGMLIYNLAEILKTIVEEVEAPVEANVR; encoded by the coding sequence ATGGGGAGTATATCATTATTACAAACAGAACTGAATAAAGCTATTGTTGGAAGAGAAAAAGAAATTAACTTTATGCTAATGGGGTTATTAGTACAAGGTCATGTGCTATTAGAAAGTGTTCCAGGATCAGGGAAAACAATGATGGCTAAGGCGTTTGCAGAAGCGATTCAAGGTGAATTTAAACGTTTACAATTTACACCGGACGTATTACCTTCAGATGTTACCGGTATAAGTTATTTTCATCCACAAAAACAAGAATTCGTTCTTCGAGTAGGACCAGTAATGAGTAATATATTACTTGCTGATGAGATCAATCGCGCAACACCAAGAACTCAGTCTAGTTTGTTGGAGGCAATGGAAGAAAAACAGGTTTCCATAGACGGGGAAACCATTCCTCTTTTAAAGCCTTTCATGGTTATTGCTACACAAAACCCAGTTGAATCTCAACAGGGAACTTTTCCTTTGCCAGCAGCGCAATTAGACCGTTTTTTATTTAAATTGACGATAGATTATCCGTCACAAGTAGAGGAAAAAAGTATTTTGCAGCAATTTGGACGTACACCAGGACAAGTTAGCATCGATAAAATTGTCTCATTGGAACAGATTGGAAAGTGGACAGAGCAAGTGAAAGAAGTAACTGTACATGAGGATATCATGACATATATCATTCAAATCGTACATTATACAAGAAATCATCAATACATAGAACTAGGGCTTAGTAGCCGCGCTTCTTTGGCGATTCTACAAGCTGCGAAAGCTCATGCTTTTGTGAACAATAGGACCTTCGTGACACCAGATGATGTGAAAAGGGTTATTGAGCCAGTATGTCTTCATCGGATGAAGTTATCATCTCAAGGAATGCTGATTTACAATTTAGCAGAGATTTTGAAAACAATAGTAGAAGAGGTGGAAGCACCTGTTGAGGCTAATGTACGATGA
- a CDS encoding aspartyl-phosphate phosphatase Spo0E family protein gives MSETRLKRLEATREKMVRSALEKGVLNQDTIKLSEELDQLLNDFQFIDMDEENTKKEG, from the coding sequence ATGTCAGAGACAAGATTAAAAAGATTAGAGGCTACTAGAGAGAAAATGGTAAGATCCGCTTTAGAAAAAGGGGTTTTAAACCAAGATACGATTAAGTTAAGTGAAGAGTTAGACCAATTATTAAATGACTTTCAATTTATAGATATGGATGAGGAAAATACTAAAAAAGAAGGATAA
- a CDS encoding abortive phage infection protein — protein sequence MQESYEERLNMLQNGDIKDIVIEKNEFIAFREVLVLREDFKHFSGNAKQGGQIVYTYLNIPRS from the coding sequence ATGCAAGAATCATATGAAGAAAGACTTAATATGCTTCAAAATGGGGACATTAAAGACATTGTCATTGAAAAAAATGAATTTATAGCTTTTAGAGAAGTATTAGTTCTACGAGAGGATTTTAAACATTTTTCTGGTAATGCGAAACAAGGGGGTCAGATAGTATATACCTATTTAAATATACCTAGAAGTTGA
- a CDS encoding YkvS family protein: MKIAEVGNIIEFKDGLQGIVEKVNENSVIVNLTYMENFNELETEEKTVINHKRYKILYSNED, encoded by the coding sequence ATGAAAATAGCTGAAGTTGGGAATATTATTGAATTCAAAGATGGTCTTCAAGGTATTGTAGAGAAAGTCAATGAAAACTCGGTGATCGTTAACTTAACTTATATGGAAAACTTTAATGAACTGGAAACAGAAGAGAAAACAGTTATCAATCATAAGCGTTATAAGATATTATATAGTAATGAAGATTAA